The genomic window GGCCTGCCGGATTGTCTCTGTCTCCCCGCTGCTTCGCGAGCTCATCGTCTACAGCACCACCCTGCCGCGCTTCTACGACCCCGGCAGCCATGCCGAGCGCGTCATGCGGCTTATCCTGGATCTCATCCGGTTCAGCGAACCGGCGCCCCTCGATCTGCCGATCCCCCGGGACCCGCGGCTGCGGAAGATCTTCGAGCGGCTGTCCGCCCACCCCTCGGAGCGCCGGACACTCGAGCAGTGGGGCCATCAGGTGGGGGCTGCGGGCAGAACGCTCTCGCGGCTCTTCCGGGCCGAGACGGGGATGAGTTTCCACCAGTGGCGCCAGCAGCTGCGGCTGCTCGAGGCGCTGAGGCTTCTCGGCCGGGGCGATCCGATCACCAACGTGGCCCTCGACGTCGGCTACAGCAGCCTCAGCGCCTTTGTGTCCGCGTTCCGGAAGGCGCTGGGGGTGACGCCGGGAAGATATTTCCGCATCGAAACCCTCTCAGCCGAAAGGGACTGAATCCGGCGGCCGGACCTTTCGGCACCCCTTCGCTCCACCGGGCCGGCGAAGAGAAATTTTATTGAATATCCGATGGGTTATGGCATATGAGGCGCTCTTTTTTTTCTTGACAAGGGGGCCCAGATCGCTATGATGCATGAAGCCGAAATTCCCCTCCCTGCGGCGCACCGTTCAGCCGCAAAACCCGGCGCGGGCAGTCGAAGGGGTCCGGCAATCCAGGCAGATCAGACCCCGTCGGGGCGAGGCAATCATGGCCATTCTGGCAATGTCACTCGATTTCAGAAGCGGCGGGCAGGAGGTCGCAACCCTGGTCGGCGAGGCCCTGGGTTACAAGTGCTTCGGCAAGGACCACAGCCTCGCCTACATGAAGGCCGCGGGAGAGCGCTGGGAGAAGCTTTTCCGGGAGCTCGACGAGGAGCGGCCTTCCCTGTGGGACCGCTACGACTGGGAATACCGCGGCTTCGTGGCGCTTCTCGAGGCGTACATCTACGAGCATGCCTCGCGGGACAAGGCGATCATCATCGGCCAGGGCGGCAGCTTCGTGCTCACCGGTCTGCCCTTCGTCCTGAGGGTCCGGCTCACGGCCCCCTTCGAGGTCCGGGTCCGGCGGCTCATGGAGAAGAGCGAGATCGGCGAGAAGGCCGCAGAGGATATCGTCCGGCGCACGGACAAGGCCCGTGTCGGCTACGTCAAGGCCATCTACGGCAAGGACTGGTTCGACCTCAAGAACTACGACATGGTCTTCAACGCCGCGACGCAGCCCTACGACCAGATCGCGAGGATCATCGTCGACGCCCTGAAGGCGAAGGACCAGATGATCACCCCCGACACGTGGGACGTCCTCGCGGGAAGGGCCGTTGCCGCCCGCATCCGGGCCCGCATCCTCACCAACCCCCGCATCCACGTGCCGACCCTGAAGGTCTCCTACGACGGCAGCAGGATCGTGCTGGAAGGCGTCGTCCACAGCCAGAAAGAGCAGCAGATGATCGAGGAGATCGTCCTCGGCTCCCTGGAGGGGCGGGCCCTGCGGAACGAGCTGCACCGGCGCCTCGTTTAGGACGCCCCACCCGACACGGCGGGACACCGAGCTATCGATATGGATATGAATGATCAGATCAACCGGGCCGCCAGGGCCCTGCGCGAGGCCGATGCGCTTCTCGTGACGGCGGGCGCGGGCATGGGCGTCGACTCGGGGCTGCCGGACTTCCGCGGCAACGAGGGGTTCTGGAAGGCCTACCCTCCCATGGCGAAGCTGGGGGTTTCCTTCGTGGAGATGGCCAACCCCTTGTGGTTTGAGCGCGACCCCTCGCTTGCCTGGGGCTTCTACGGCCACCGGCTCCACCTGTACCGGCGCACGGTTCCCCACGCCGGGTTCGGAAGGCTCCTCGAGATCGGCCGATCGAAGCGGGAGGGCTACTTCGTCTTCACCTCCAACGTGGACGGTCAGTTCCAGAAGGCCGGGTACGACGAGGACCGCATCGAGGAGTGTCACGGCTCCATCCACCACTTGCAGTGCCAGCGCCCCTGCTCGCAGGACATCTGGGAGGCCCGGGGGGTCAGCATCGATGTCGACGAGGCGCAGTTCCGCGCCCGCGAGCCGCTGCCGCGCTGCCCCCGATGCGGGGCCCTCGCCCGGCCCAACGTCCTCATGTTCAACGACTGGGACTGGATCCCCCACCGCACCCGGGCGCAGGGCGAGCTCTTTCATCGCTGGCTCGAAGGGATCTCCGGCAGAAAGGCCTCTCTTGCCGTGGTGGAGCTGGGCGCCGGCAAGGCCGTGGCGACGGTCCGCATGACGTCCGAGGCCGCCGTCCGGGGAGGCCGCGGCACGCTCATCCGGATCAACCCCCGCGACACCGACGTCCCGCCGGGTCACATCGCCATCCCTCTCGGCGCCGAGGAAGGGATTCTCGAGATCATGCGTATCGCCGCCGATTGACCCCATTCCGTCACCCCGCAATCTT from Syntrophaceae bacterium includes these protein-coding regions:
- a CDS encoding cytidylate kinase-like family protein — translated: MAILAMSLDFRSGGQEVATLVGEALGYKCFGKDHSLAYMKAAGERWEKLFRELDEERPSLWDRYDWEYRGFVALLEAYIYEHASRDKAIIIGQGGSFVLTGLPFVLRVRLTAPFEVRVRRLMEKSEIGEKAAEDIVRRTDKARVGYVKAIYGKDWFDLKNYDMVFNAATQPYDQIARIIVDALKAKDQMITPDTWDVLAGRAVAARIRARILTNPRIHVPTLKVSYDGSRIVLEGVVHSQKEQQMIEEIVLGSLEGRALRNELHRRLV
- a CDS encoding NAD-dependent deacetylase, producing MDMNDQINRAARALREADALLVTAGAGMGVDSGLPDFRGNEGFWKAYPPMAKLGVSFVEMANPLWFERDPSLAWGFYGHRLHLYRRTVPHAGFGRLLEIGRSKREGYFVFTSNVDGQFQKAGYDEDRIEECHGSIHHLQCQRPCSQDIWEARGVSIDVDEAQFRAREPLPRCPRCGALARPNVLMFNDWDWIPHRTRAQGELFHRWLEGISGRKASLAVVELGAGKAVATVRMTSEAAVRGGRGTLIRINPRDTDVPPGHIAIPLGAEEGILEIMRIAAD
- a CDS encoding helix-turn-helix transcriptional regulator, which codes for MGASQPVIALALDEPDGHRIPLHWHSRAQLLYASSGVMTVTTGSGVWVLPPLRAMWIPAFTEHRIRASGHLSMRTLYIRPDAAPHFPPACRIVSVSPLLRELIVYSTTLPRFYDPGSHAERVMRLILDLIRFSEPAPLDLPIPRDPRLRKIFERLSAHPSERRTLEQWGHQVGAAGRTLSRLFRAETGMSFHQWRQQLRLLEALRLLGRGDPITNVALDVGYSSLSAFVSAFRKALGVTPGRYFRIETLSAERD